A DNA window from Dethiosulfovibrio faecalis contains the following coding sequences:
- a CDS encoding Hsp70 family protein, whose protein sequence is MRSGSIVLGIDLGTRYALAAVYRDLEGAVLIPNRWGEIKTPSVVCFDRGKWLVGEEARRMVSRPDRRCWWDVKRHLGSDWYPSVGGRNRSAQEMLVPLIAEIREDCEAFLGHVVTDCVLTVPAQFSFLERSAAARAAREAGFEEIRILNEPTAAALFCESSGRILVFDFGGGTVDLSVVERDGDTWQVLESLGDSSVGGVELDKVLVRYLAERLGISFEEDEPIYGLLLEEAERLKCELSFREKLTWNPPIPLVGGQRELSLSRVDLERLFMPLIRKAIDLAVLLCRRHEPQSVVMVGGSSRIPVLRRILSEEITIPVRMGRCPDEAVALGAAMYGVNGEKRLLLDVLSESLGVIAFDGTPVPILGKGHPLPARADRAFLSVSDGDFRIRLYQGDHLSKRRCREIARLDLRDMKEGERVDLNFRIDSGGLLNVVLSREFGDSIHIVPMELGVTSRKGDDKLSLSSLEMRIARLSPGLSSAQQDKINEVFRKVSLMRDLEPLLYEDGIGELARMTSALEDVIMG, encoded by the coding sequence GTGAGATCCGGGAGCATCGTATTGGGAATAGACCTGGGAACTCGCTATGCCCTTGCGGCGGTATATAGAGACCTGGAAGGTGCCGTCTTGATTCCTAACCGATGGGGAGAGATCAAGACCCCCTCGGTGGTGTGTTTCGACCGTGGGAAATGGCTGGTGGGGGAGGAGGCACGGCGTATGGTCTCCCGGCCGGATCGTCGTTGTTGGTGGGATGTCAAGCGGCATCTCGGCTCCGACTGGTATCCCTCCGTAGGTGGCCGGAACCGCTCTGCCCAGGAGATGCTGGTTCCCCTTATCGCTGAGATAAGGGAGGACTGCGAGGCTTTCTTAGGTCACGTTGTGACCGACTGCGTGCTGACCGTACCTGCTCAGTTCAGTTTTCTCGAGCGCTCCGCCGCCGCTCGTGCCGCCAGAGAGGCGGGATTCGAGGAGATCCGCATATTGAACGAGCCTACCGCGGCTGCCCTGTTCTGCGAGAGTTCCGGGAGGATACTGGTCTTCGACTTCGGAGGGGGAACCGTAGATCTGTCCGTGGTGGAGAGAGACGGAGACACCTGGCAGGTCTTGGAGAGCCTGGGTGATTCCTCCGTCGGAGGGGTCGAGTTGGATAAGGTTCTCGTACGGTATTTGGCCGAGAGACTGGGGATCTCTTTCGAGGAGGACGAACCCATATACGGTCTTCTCTTGGAGGAGGCGGAAAGGCTGAAATGTGAGCTGTCCTTCAGGGAAAAACTGACCTGGAATCCGCCTATCCCTCTGGTTGGGGGCCAAAGGGAGCTGTCCCTGTCCAGGGTGGACCTGGAGCGCTTGTTCATGCCCTTGATAAGAAAGGCGATCGACCTGGCGGTGCTGCTTTGCCGTCGGCACGAACCTCAGAGCGTAGTTATGGTGGGAGGGAGCAGCCGCATCCCGGTTCTCAGGCGTATCTTGTCGGAGGAGATAACCATACCGGTGAGGATGGGCCGTTGTCCCGACGAGGCGGTGGCACTAGGTGCTGCCATGTACGGGGTCAACGGGGAGAAGCGTCTTCTGTTGGACGTCCTTTCCGAGAGTCTCGGCGTTATCGCCTTCGACGGTACCCCTGTCCCCATTCTCGGCAAGGGACATCCCCTTCCAGCCAGGGCCGATCGGGCCTTCCTCAGCGTTTCCGACGGAGACTTTCGAATCAGACTGTATCAGGGTGACCATCTTTCCAAGAGAAGATGCAGGGAGATAGCCCGGCTGGATCTCAGGGACATGAAGGAGGGCGAGAGGGTGGATCTGAACTTCCGCATAGATTCGGGGGGGCTTTTGAACGTGGTCCTCTCCAGGGAGTTCGGCGATTCCATCCATATCGTCCCGATGGAGTTGGGGGTGACCTCTCGCAAAGGCGACGATAAGCTCTCCTTAAGCTCTCTGGAGATGCGCATCGCCAGACTCTCTCCCGGATTGTCGTCAGCACAGCAGGATAAGATAAACGAGGTTTTCCGAAAGGTCTCCCTGATGCGTGACTTGGAGCCCCTTTTATACGAGGACGGCATTGGCGAGTTGGCCAGGATGACCTCGGCCTTGGAGGATGTGATCATGGGATGA
- a CDS encoding J domain-containing protein, producing the protein MTRLTASECYSVLGLPAGAPWSEVKSAFRKLARRTHPDVGKGVEEGDFERISEAYMVLRDMFRSEGTFKEDPADRGKAVDFRKFMDPLVRASSWVSRTVGDISRKRREKREKKERLIREDRLRRAKKIDDILSGTEIQIDSLLTRVDRSGGVSERQRLLRRLKSALPEVRGLALQGLKDSLSSQEVLTALEESISLYGLVEDGVDVVVSISDPMSSLRLAMAAAPHFGDMTLGTARKYLRWLRALPGGPAIYVGLQDPVSSQVAGLLVSHWPQDQSFLSESRVSSLLERDQEDLLIPLLRQLYRRGCPRGFLPRIEEISQNSPSPAVKAWSRAIVCRSTVV; encoded by the coding sequence ATGACGAGGCTTACAGCCAGCGAGTGTTACTCCGTGCTTGGGCTTCCTGCCGGGGCTCCCTGGTCGGAGGTCAAGTCGGCTTTTAGAAAGCTCGCCCGTCGTACTCACCCGGACGTAGGAAAAGGCGTAGAAGAGGGCGATTTCGAGCGGATCTCCGAGGCCTACATGGTTCTCAGGGATATGTTCCGTTCCGAAGGGACCTTCAAAGAGGATCCGGCGGATAGAGGGAAGGCAGTGGATTTCAGGAAGTTTATGGATCCCCTGGTGAGGGCTTCTTCCTGGGTTTCGAGGACCGTCGGCGATATCTCCAGAAAAAGACGGGAAAAGAGGGAAAAAAAGGAACGCCTTATCAGGGAAGATCGGCTGAGGAGAGCTAAAAAGATAGATGACATACTATCAGGGACGGAGATCCAGATAGATTCGTTGCTCACCAGGGTCGACAGATCGGGGGGAGTATCGGAAAGACAGAGGTTGCTTAGAAGACTTAAGAGTGCCTTGCCCGAGGTCAGAGGACTGGCTCTCCAGGGGTTGAAGGACTCTCTGTCCTCTCAGGAGGTCCTGACAGCACTGGAGGAGAGCATCTCCCTCTATGGCCTGGTCGAGGACGGTGTCGATGTTGTCGTCTCCATTTCCGATCCTATGAGTTCTCTGAGGCTGGCAATGGCGGCGGCTCCTCATTTTGGGGATATGACGTTGGGAACGGCGCGGAAATACCTTCGATGGCTGAGAGCTCTTCCCGGTGGCCCCGCGATATACGTTGGACTTCAGGACCCGGTCTCCTCTCAGGTAGCTGGATTGCTCGTCTCTCACTGGCCGCAGGATCAGTCCTTTCTTTCTGAGTCTCGGGTGTCTTCGCTTTTGGAGAGGGATCAGGAGGATCTATTGATCCCCTTGCTCAGACAGCTATATCGGAGAGGGTGTCCCAGGGGGTTTCTGCCCCGAATAGAGGAAATTTCCCAAAATTCCCCTTCTCCTGCGGTAAAAGCTTGGTCTCGTGCTATTGTATGTCGGAGCACAGTAGTATAA
- a CDS encoding HIT domain-containing protein, whose product MGHDCPFCAIVAGESKAEVVCENDRCLAFWDISPQAPRHVLIVPKEHVPSVDQVEDPTLWISIMAAVREVVNRISPDSGYRLVVNCGEDAGQTVPHLHVHLLSGRPMGWPPG is encoded by the coding sequence TTGGGTCATGATTGTCCCTTTTGTGCGATAGTAGCAGGAGAATCGAAGGCGGAGGTCGTCTGTGAAAACGATCGTTGTCTCGCTTTCTGGGATATATCCCCCCAAGCCCCCCGTCATGTCCTGATCGTTCCGAAGGAGCACGTGCCTTCTGTCGATCAAGTGGAGGACCCGACCCTCTGGATTTCCATCATGGCTGCGGTCCGGGAAGTCGTTAACCGAATCTCTCCGGATTCAGGATACCGGCTCGTCGTCAATTGCGGCGAGGATGCCGGTCAGACAGTCCCCCACCTTCACGTCCACCTGCTGTCTGGTCGTCCAATGGGATGGCCTCCGGGATAG
- the rpsU gene encoding 30S ribosomal protein S21, with amino-acid sequence MTTIVRRDNESLEDALRRFKRDVSKTGVLREARQREHYEKPSEAKKRKRQELAKKRRRK; translated from the coding sequence ATGACGACGATTGTACGACGTGACAACGAGTCCCTTGAGGACGCCCTCAGGCGGTTTAAGAGGGACGTCTCCAAGACGGGAGTCCTTAGGGAGGCTCGCCAGAGGGAGCATTACGAAAAACCCAGCGAGGCCAAGAAGCGTAAGCGCCAGGAATTGGCCAAGAAACGCCGTAGAAAGTAA
- the nrdR gene encoding transcriptional regulator NrdR yields the protein MRCPKCKASETRVIETRTADEGRIVRRRRECPQCSSRFTTYERVEEKKVIWISKKDGRREAFDREKIFRGVRKACEKRSISLEKMEEVVCKVEDGLLAAGAGEIPSSIIGELVMEELAELDKVAYVRFASVYREFSDLASFQREISDILDRKRNI from the coding sequence GTGAGATGTCCTAAATGCAAGGCTTCGGAGACCAGGGTTATAGAGACCAGGACCGCCGACGAAGGGCGTATCGTGAGGCGCAGAAGAGAATGTCCTCAGTGTTCCTCCAGGTTTACCACCTACGAGAGAGTCGAGGAGAAAAAGGTCATATGGATCTCCAAAAAAGACGGTCGTAGGGAGGCCTTCGACAGGGAGAAGATCTTTCGCGGAGTGAGGAAAGCCTGCGAGAAGCGCTCGATTTCCCTGGAAAAAATGGAGGAGGTCGTCTGCAAGGTGGAGGACGGGCTTTTGGCCGCCGGAGCCGGCGAGATACCTAGTTCAATAATCGGAGAACTTGTCATGGAGGAGCTGGCCGAACTTGATAAGGTCGCTTACGTCCGTTTCGCCTCGGTCTACAGGGAATTCTCAGACTTGGCCAGTTTTCAGAGGGAGATATCCGATATTCTGGATAGGAAGCGAAATATATAA
- a CDS encoding ABC transporter substrate-binding protein: MKALKVFSAVLLVFILVGSAFAADEIRIGVYEPMTGQNAFGGQLTVEGIKLAHEQAPEVLGRPVKLFIVDNKSDKVEAANAVKRLIDKEKVVAIIGSYGSSLSMAGGEVAEKSGIPCITDSATNPLVTQGKKYYFRMCFIDPYQGAAAATYAYNDLEARNAALLLDVAQDYSVGLGNFFKKAFVKMGGNIAGTYKYQSGDQDFTAQLTDAISKGADFLYIPSYFAEGAIIMKQARELGAGFYIMGGDAMDNPDLVKIGGDAAEGFSYTTFPYAPEMPDMTKEAETFTKLWREKYAGTDMAEPNANSALGYDCYMFVIDAIKRANSADPEKITEAFASAKNWPGVTGSTTINETHDAEKPVGIKVIVSGAQVYTASVQPEM; encoded by the coding sequence TTGAAAGCACTCAAGGTTTTTTCAGCGGTATTGTTGGTCTTCATCCTTGTAGGGTCCGCCTTCGCTGCGGACGAAATCCGCATAGGTGTCTACGAGCCCATGACGGGACAGAACGCCTTCGGCGGTCAATTGACCGTAGAGGGTATCAAGCTGGCCCACGAGCAGGCTCCAGAGGTTCTCGGGCGTCCTGTCAAGTTATTCATAGTGGATAACAAGTCCGATAAGGTCGAGGCGGCCAATGCTGTCAAGCGACTTATCGACAAGGAGAAGGTCGTCGCCATAATAGGGAGCTACGGTTCTTCCCTATCCATGGCGGGAGGAGAGGTCGCGGAGAAGTCCGGAATCCCCTGCATCACCGACTCCGCCACCAACCCCCTAGTGACTCAGGGCAAGAAATATTATTTCCGTATGTGTTTTATCGATCCCTACCAGGGAGCCGCCGCGGCCACCTACGCCTATAACGATCTCGAGGCCAGAAACGCCGCCTTGCTTCTGGACGTAGCCCAGGACTACTCGGTAGGACTCGGGAACTTTTTCAAGAAGGCTTTCGTCAAGATGGGTGGAAATATAGCCGGAACCTACAAGTATCAGTCCGGTGACCAGGATTTCACGGCCCAGTTGACCGATGCCATTTCCAAAGGAGCCGACTTCCTCTACATTCCCTCCTACTTCGCCGAGGGGGCCATCATCATGAAGCAGGCCAGGGAGCTTGGAGCCGGCTTCTACATCATGGGCGGAGACGCTATGGACAATCCCGATCTGGTCAAGATCGGCGGAGACGCCGCCGAGGGATTCTCCTACACCACCTTCCCCTATGCCCCCGAGATGCCCGACATGACCAAAGAGGCCGAGACCTTCACCAAGCTCTGGAGGGAGAAGTACGCCGGAACCGACATGGCCGAGCCCAACGCCAACTCGGCTCTTGGATATGATTGCTATATGTTCGTCATAGACGCCATCAAGAGGGCGAACAGTGCCGATCCCGAGAAGATCACCGAGGCTTTCGCCAGTGCCAAGAACTGGCCCGGAGTTACCGGATCCACCACGATCAACGAGACCCACGACGCGGAGAAACCTGTCGGAATTAAGGTCATCGTGAGTGGAGCTCAGGTCTACACCGCTTCCGTTCAGCCGGAGATGTAG
- a CDS encoding branched-chain amino acid ABC transporter permease yields the protein MTGQMFVQHFFNALTLGSLYALIAIGYTMVYGILRLINFAHGEIFMLGAYFIFFAGSLFNLPWAVGAVISIVLCALCGIMVDKVAYKPLRDAPRISALISSIGMSFLIQNLAIVVFSGIPRPVVRPDFFVKIVVIKGVRILPLAVIVPVVCFVLVLGLLFIVYKTKPGLAMRAISKDIETTRLMGVSVNRIIALTFGLGSALAAASGIMWALRYPQIQPLMGFMPGIKAFIAAVVGGIGSIQGAVIGGLILGFVEIMTVAFFPELSGFKDAFAFILLIVILLAKPTGLMGEKIEEKV from the coding sequence ATGACAGGTCAGATGTTCGTTCAACACTTCTTCAACGCCCTTACCCTAGGGAGTCTTTATGCCCTTATAGCCATAGGATATACCATGGTCTACGGCATATTGAGATTGATCAACTTCGCCCACGGCGAGATATTCATGCTGGGGGCCTACTTTATCTTTTTCGCCGGTTCGCTTTTTAACCTACCTTGGGCTGTCGGTGCGGTTATATCCATCGTTTTATGTGCTCTCTGTGGAATTATGGTCGACAAGGTGGCCTACAAGCCCCTCAGGGACGCTCCAAGAATCTCCGCTCTGATAAGTTCCATCGGGATGTCGTTTCTGATACAGAATCTGGCTATAGTGGTGTTCTCCGGAATTCCAAGACCGGTGGTCCGGCCGGATTTCTTCGTCAAGATCGTGGTGATTAAGGGAGTACGGATACTTCCTCTCGCCGTGATCGTCCCCGTGGTTTGCTTCGTCCTGGTGCTGGGGCTTCTTTTTATCGTCTACAAGACAAAACCGGGATTGGCGATGAGGGCTATCTCTAAGGATATCGAGACGACCAGACTGATGGGTGTGTCGGTCAACCGGATAATAGCCTTGACCTTCGGGCTCGGTTCCGCTCTTGCCGCCGCATCGGGGATAATGTGGGCTCTCAGATACCCTCAGATACAGCCTCTAATGGGCTTCATGCCCGGAATAAAGGCCTTTATCGCCGCCGTCGTGGGAGGAATCGGGTCCATCCAGGGCGCGGTCATAGGAGGTCTGATACTCGGTTTCGTGGAGATCATGACAGTGGCCTTTTTCCCTGAGCTGTCGGGATTCAAGGATGCCTTCGCCTTTATTCTTTTGATCGTTATCCTGCTGGCCAAGCCCACCGGGCTGATGGGTGAGAAGATCGAGGAGAAAGTATGA
- a CDS encoding branched-chain amino acid ABC transporter permease, whose translation MMESKKTKKLFLNALLLVAVVGLLWWAPENLDGYKIQILNLIAIYSILGLSLNLIYGFTGMFSLGTAGFMCIGAYVSSLLILPEMQKDMIFILEPLNPILYGAHAPFVVAVLAGGVAAAIAGLVIGIPVLRLGGDYLGIATLGFAEIIRVVANNIPTITNGALGLKGIPAYANLWWNYGWMFFTLYVMYRLVNSNFGNALKAIRDDELAAKAMGINTFRYRVISFTVGSFFAGIGGALMASLLTTIDPKMFMVIMTYNVLMVVVAGGLGSLSGSVIGAVVVTVLLEWLRFVENPITLGSFEIPGVPGMRMVIFALSLIMIILYRPEGVMGTKELSWDGLFGLGKGGKDHE comes from the coding sequence ATGATGGAGAGCAAAAAGACGAAAAAACTATTCCTCAACGCGTTGCTTCTCGTGGCGGTGGTCGGCCTCTTGTGGTGGGCACCGGAGAACCTGGACGGATATAAGATACAGATACTCAACCTCATAGCCATTTATTCCATACTTGGGCTGAGCCTCAACCTGATATACGGCTTCACAGGGATGTTCTCGCTGGGAACCGCGGGGTTCATGTGTATCGGCGCTTACGTGTCTTCCTTGTTGATTCTCCCGGAGATGCAGAAGGACATGATCTTCATCCTGGAGCCTTTGAACCCGATTCTGTACGGGGCTCACGCTCCCTTCGTAGTGGCGGTGTTAGCCGGAGGAGTCGCGGCAGCCATCGCGGGACTGGTAATTGGCATACCGGTCCTTCGTCTGGGAGGAGACTACCTGGGCATAGCGACCCTTGGATTCGCCGAGATAATCCGGGTGGTGGCCAACAACATTCCGACCATCACCAACGGGGCTCTCGGGCTGAAGGGGATACCGGCCTACGCGAACCTTTGGTGGAACTACGGCTGGATGTTCTTCACCCTGTACGTCATGTATCGTTTGGTCAACAGCAATTTCGGCAACGCCCTCAAGGCCATAAGGGACGACGAGTTGGCCGCCAAGGCCATGGGTATAAACACCTTTCGCTACAGGGTCATCTCTTTCACCGTAGGGTCCTTTTTCGCCGGAATTGGCGGAGCCCTCATGGCCAGTTTGTTGACCACCATAGACCCCAAGATGTTCATGGTCATAATGACCTACAACGTTCTGATGGTCGTGGTCGCAGGTGGACTTGGCTCTCTTTCCGGCAGCGTCATAGGAGCGGTGGTCGTGACGGTTCTGCTCGAGTGGCTCCGGTTCGTCGAGAACCCCATAACCCTCGGTAGTTTCGAGATTCCCGGTGTTCCCGGGATGAGAATGGTCATATTTGCCCTGTCCCTTATAATGATAATCCTCTACAGACCGGAAGGGGTCATGGGTACCAAGGAACTCAGCTGGGACGGGCTTTTCGGCCTCGGGAAAGGAGGCAAAGACCATGAGTGA
- a CDS encoding ABC transporter ATP-binding protein yields MSDREIVLDAKNLTMRFGGVTAVSDFSMAIQKNRIVGLIGPNGAGKTTSFNMITGYYRPTEGSVLFEGEDITGTRPHEVCRLGIARTFQNIRLFKNETVLQNVMIGAHLRQKSRWWQAPLNLPSFNREERQIRDKSMEFLERVDLHKVADERSDSLPYGQQRRLEIARALATEPRFLLLDEPAAGMNPEESQVLMNFVRRLRDEFDLTILLIEHDMKVVMGVCEHIWVLDYGKLIAEGNPAEIQGNPRVIEAYLGEEYLADA; encoded by the coding sequence ATGAGTGATCGCGAGATAGTGCTTGATGCCAAAAACCTCACCATGAGGTTCGGAGGGGTAACGGCGGTCAGCGATTTCAGCATGGCGATCCAGAAGAATCGCATAGTCGGGTTAATAGGTCCCAACGGAGCCGGTAAGACCACCTCCTTCAACATGATTACCGGTTACTATAGGCCTACCGAGGGCAGCGTCCTTTTCGAGGGAGAGGATATCACCGGAACCCGTCCTCACGAGGTCTGTCGTCTGGGAATAGCCAGGACCTTCCAGAACATAAGGCTCTTCAAGAACGAGACGGTTCTTCAGAACGTGATGATAGGGGCCCATCTGAGACAGAAGAGCCGTTGGTGGCAGGCTCCTCTAAATTTGCCCTCCTTCAACAGGGAGGAGCGCCAGATAAGGGATAAATCGATGGAGTTTCTCGAGAGGGTCGATCTACATAAGGTCGCCGACGAGAGGTCCGACTCCCTGCCCTACGGCCAACAGAGACGGCTGGAGATCGCCAGAGCTCTTGCGACGGAGCCCCGCTTTCTGCTCCTCGACGAGCCTGCGGCGGGGATGAATCCCGAGGAGTCTCAGGTTCTGATGAACTTCGTAAGGAGGCTCAGGGACGAATTCGACCTTACCATACTTCTGATAGAGCACGACATGAAGGTGGTCATGGGAGTCTGTGAGCATATCTGGGTTCTGGACTACGGCAAGCTTATAGCCGAGGGCAACCCGGCGGAGATCCAGGGTAACCCGAGGGTCATAGAGGCCTATCTTGGAGAGGAGTACCTCGCCGATGCTTAA
- a CDS encoding ABC transporter ATP-binding protein, which yields MLKIKNLNVHYGGIHAVKDVSIHVPEGKIVTLIGANGAGKSSTIRAISGLLKQTSGEVVYNGAGNVNLLKKTPEEVVRAGVVMCPEGRRILPHLTVEENLHLGAYIRTDKDGVEKDIEWVYELFPRLKERSWQKGGTLSGGEQQMLAVGRALMSRPNVIMLDEPSLGLAPLLVKEVFEIIEEINAQGKTVLLVEQNAFAALKIAHYAYVLEVGAVSLEGPGQELLADPRVKEAYLGG from the coding sequence ATGCTTAAGATAAAGAATCTCAACGTCCATTACGGAGGGATCCACGCAGTCAAGGACGTCTCCATACACGTCCCGGAGGGCAAGATAGTAACCCTCATAGGGGCCAACGGAGCTGGTAAAAGCAGCACCATTAGGGCCATATCGGGACTTCTGAAACAGACGTCCGGCGAGGTCGTCTACAATGGGGCCGGCAACGTGAATCTGCTCAAAAAGACCCCGGAGGAGGTAGTCAGAGCCGGAGTGGTGATGTGTCCCGAGGGAAGGCGTATTCTGCCTCACCTTACGGTGGAGGAGAACCTTCACCTAGGAGCCTATATAAGGACCGATAAAGACGGTGTGGAAAAGGACATAGAATGGGTTTACGAGCTTTTCCCCAGGCTGAAGGAGAGATCCTGGCAGAAGGGAGGTACCCTCTCAGGAGGTGAACAGCAGATGTTGGCGGTCGGAAGGGCTTTGATGAGTCGGCCCAACGTGATAATGTTGGACGAGCCCTCTCTGGGACTTGCTCCCCTCTTGGTCAAGGAGGTCTTCGAAATCATCGAGGAGATAAATGCCCAAGGGAAGACCGTGCTTCTGGTGGAGCAGAACGCTTTCGCTGCTCTTAAGATAGCTCATTACGCCTACGTCCTGGAGGTAGGCGCAGTCTCTCTTGAGGGGCCAGGGCAGGAGCTTCTGGCCGACCCGAGGGTCAAGGAGGCCTATCTGGGAGGTTAA
- the pgsA gene encoding CDP-diacylglycerol--glycerol-3-phosphate 3-phosphatidyltransferase, translated as MSSSLNVPNLLSLSRIFLAPLVVFLLTVRIDLDIPYLVNLGLNITYGDIFAGIVFIIAALTDTADGYIARKKGIVTNFGKFIDPLSDKVLVVAALISLVELGRLPAWMVVVIVSRDFVVSGLRMVAAVEGVVIAASWAGKAKTVVQIVAISMMIFNVPFAFPAMWLALVLTVWSGAVYLANGWELIVDID; from the coding sequence ATGTCCTCGTCTTTGAACGTCCCTAACCTTTTGAGCCTGTCCAGGATCTTTCTGGCTCCGTTGGTGGTATTCCTTCTCACTGTGAGGATCGACCTCGACATACCTTATCTGGTAAACCTCGGACTTAACATAACCTACGGGGATATCTTTGCCGGAATCGTCTTCATAATAGCCGCTCTCACCGATACCGCCGACGGCTACATAGCCAGGAAAAAGGGGATAGTGACCAACTTCGGAAAGTTTATAGATCCTCTGTCCGACAAGGTCCTGGTCGTGGCGGCCCTGATCTCACTGGTTGAACTCGGGCGGCTTCCTGCCTGGATGGTCGTGGTGATAGTCTCCAGGGATTTTGTCGTAAGCGGTCTGAGGATGGTAGCGGCGGTGGAGGGAGTCGTGATCGCCGCCTCCTGGGCCGGAAAGGCCAAGACGGTAGTGCAGATCGTAGCGATAAGCATGATGATATTCAACGTTCCCTTCGCTTTTCCTGCCATGTGGTTGGCCCTCGTGCTGACCGTATGGTCCGGTGCCGTGTATCTCGCTAACGGATGGGAACTTATAGTCGATATCGACTGA